One stretch of bacterium DNA includes these proteins:
- a CDS encoding glycosidase: MKLERFEGNPILQPQGDGWESLAAYNCGAVLKDGNIHILYRAIGEYTNYVSRVGHAIFDTNLNFIERHDDPCFVPDLTFWEKSVEDVRITPLDGKFYITYVVTVTPCPPVGVRKRLGLPLIAQAPTRVAVAETNDFVNFKRLGFMTPYGTNQRDTVIFPERINGKIAVLHRPSDWIGSSYGTDKPAIWFAYLDRWEGGLSGHKLVMKSENDWQSYKIGAGPPPIKTEKGWLLIFHGVQLNRIYRAGAVLLDLEEPWKVIARTASPILEPETEYEYIGDMPNVVFPEGAVVVGDELLVFYGGADKVCCVAKTNLKKFVTKLLK; encoded by the coding sequence ATGAAGTTGGAACGCTTCGAAGGAAATCCCATCCTGCAGCCACAGGGCGACGGTTGGGAATCGTTGGCTGCTTATAATTGCGGCGCTGTGCTCAAGGACGGTAATATTCATATACTCTATCGTGCCATAGGCGAATACACAAATTATGTTTCCAGAGTGGGGCATGCAATCTTTGATACAAATCTAAATTTTATTGAAAGACATGACGATCCTTGTTTTGTACCTGATTTGACATTTTGGGAAAAATCCGTGGAAGACGTCCGCATTACACCTCTAGACGGCAAGTTTTACATTACTTATGTGGTGACTGTTACACCATGTCCTCCGGTGGGGGTTCGAAAACGTTTGGGACTTCCCCTGATAGCGCAAGCTCCTACCCGTGTGGCTGTGGCGGAAACAAATGATTTTGTAAATTTCAAGCGTCTTGGATTTATGACACCTTACGGAACAAACCAGCGGGATACGGTTATTTTTCCCGAAAGAATTAACGGCAAAATAGCAGTACTGCACAGACCTTCGGATTGGATTGGTTCTTCTTATGGCACTGATAAACCCGCAATTTGGTTTGCTTATCTTGACCGCTGGGAGGGTGGGTTGTCAGGTCACAAATTGGTGATGAAATCAGAAAATGATTGGCAATCCTATAAAATTGGTGCCGGACCGCCACCGATTAAAACGGAAAAGGGCTGGCTTTTAATTTTTCATGGCGTTCAGCTAAATCGCATATATAGAGCCGGAGCTGTGCTGTTAGATCTGGAAGAACCATGGAAGGTAATTGCCCGAACTGCATCCCCGATTCTGGAGCCCGAGACTGAGTATGAATACATTGGAGATATGCCTAATGTCGTTTTTCCAGAAGGGGCAGTAGTTGTTGGCGATGAGCTGCTTGTTTTCTACGGTGGAGCGGATAAAGTCTGCTGTGTTGCCAAAACTAACTTAAAAAAATTTGTTACTAAATTATTGAAATAA